ACATACCGTTCATGCCATCCATCCCGGACATACCGTTCATACCCGACATGCCGCCCATGCCCTGCATCCCGGACATACCGTTCATGCCGCCCATGCCCTGCATCCCGGACATACCGTTCATGCCGCCCATGCCCTGCATCCCGGACATACCGTTCATGCCTTGCATCCCGGACATGCCGCTCATGCCAGTCTGGTTAGGAACCCATTTCCAGTAACCTTGTTGTTGGCCAGCCATCCCGGACATTCCATTCATACCCGACATGCCGTCCATGCCTGACATTCCGGACATCCCGTTCATGCCCGACATGCCGCCCATGCCCTGCATCCCGGACATGCCGTCCATGCCTGACATTCCGGACATCCCGTTCATGCCTGACATACCACCCATGCCTTGCATCCCGGACATGCCGCTCATGCCGTCCATGCCTGACATTCCGGACATCCCGTTCATACCCGACATGCCGCCCATGCCTTGCATCCCGGACATGCCGCTCATACCTTGTTGGTCAGCAAATGCGACCGGGGTGAGCAGGATTGCGCCAACCATGACTGCCAGAGCCTTTTTAACCAATTGCTTCATTTGAAACCTCCTTGAAATGGATTTTGAGTGTGATGCCAAACTTATTCACCGGTATGCCAGCCACGAATGTCGTAGTAGTCAGTCATGCCGGGGTGAGTGAAAGGGGTAAACCAGTTGCCCTGGTTTTCAAGAAAATGCAGCGAGGCGGGATAGGGTTGTTCCACTCCCCGGAGGGAGGCTGTGTACCAAGCCGAATCATGCTGGACTTCGGTGATGACGGGAGCAGTTGCGGGACGTTCCGCCGGGTTTGTACCCGCAATGTAAACAGGTTCATTGGCCTGCGCATTACTGGCAGCCAGCGATAACAGGGTGATTTGCATCAGAGGGTAGATGAAATAACGCATTCGCATATTGAAGTGTCTCCTCTCACTGGTCTTTCACTCACTTGTATTGTTTGCAGTATGCGTGCCAGGCACTGGATAAAAACCACAAGCTAATGAAAACAATAAATTTATTGTTATTTCGGGAAGAGGTTTGCACACTTGTTTAACCTGTTTTTTATGACAGAATGTCATATTTTCGAGTGACATTCTGTCATGAGAAATGATCAGCAGGACATTTTGTCATGAACTGGTTTAAACTCGCATTATCGTTATAACCAGGGAACTCATGTGTATGTCGGATCCTGCACGGATATTTCATGAACAACATCTGAGCCGCCGCTTCATCGTGTTTTTGTTCGGGGTGTTGGGGTTGGTATCGGTGTGCTTCCTGCTGATGTTTTATTATTTCTACAATGCCCAGATTGCCGGGGAGCGTACCCAGGCTTCCCACGCCGTCAGCCTGTTGCTGGAATCTTCGCTGCAACGCGCCATGTTGCGCCGTGACCTGCCGGGTTTGCGTGACATCATCAGCGACCTGGGCAAGGAGGAAAACGTGCGTGAAGTCATGATCCTGAACCCGGCGGGGGAAGTACGCTTTGCCTCCCGGCAGGAACGGTTGGGGCAACAGGCGGGACAGATCATCCAGCAGTTTTGTCCAGGGTGTACCTCCGCCAGCCTGCCGGTGGAGCCAGTAAGCCGCTTTCTGGTGGCAGGGGGAGGCGAAATATTACGTACCTTCCACCCGGTCAGGAACCGGCCAGAATGCATGGAATGCCACGGCAGCGCAGCGGAACACCCTGTCAACGGCATCCTGGTGGTTGACCATGACGCCGCGCCGATCCGCAACAAAGGTCTGATGAACATCTTGGTGCTGGTGGGGGCTGGCAGCATCGCGGTGCTGTTCAGCGCCTGGGCGGCGTGGTGGTTCATGCAGCGTTACGTGCTGCAACCGGTCAAACGTCTGGATACCGCCAGCCGCGCCCTGTCGTGGGGGAAACTGGCGACCCGCGTGCCGGTCAGCGGGCGTGATGAAATGGCGAACCTCGCCGCGACTTTCAACCACATGGCCGAACGCCTGCAACACAGCCACCAGGCACTGCAAAGCCGCGAACAGTTCCTACAGGGCTTGGTCGACGCCGTACCCGATGGCGTGCGCGTGATTGGCCCGGATTACCGTATCGTGGTCGCCAACCGCGCCTATGCCGACATGAGCGGTTTTGCAACGCCCGCCGGGCTGCGCCAGCAATACTGTTACAAGGTGACGCGCCAGGGCGATGCCCCTTGTCCACCATCCCTGCACACTTGCCCGCTGGAGGTGCTCAAGGGGCCGCAGGCCAGCCTGAAATTCATGGAAACCCTGCAACGTCCGGATGCTTCGCTGCTGTCCACTGAAGTCTATGCTGCCTGTCTGCCGGTGGCGGACAGCGCTGGTTTCATGGTGGTGGAATCGGTGCGCGACCTGGAAAAGACCGTGCAATATTCCCACGAACAGAAACTGGCCTCGCTGGGCGAACTGGCGGCAGGCGTGGCGCATGAAATCCATAACCCGCTGGCTTCGGTGCGCATTGCCCTGCAAGCCAGCGACCAGATACTGGATGTTTCCCAGGAAGACGTGACTGAACTGAAAGACTACCTGCATCTGGTGGATGAACAGGTGGAACAATGCCTGGATGTGACCCGCCGCCTGATGAAGCTGGGTACGCTTGCCAGCAGCCACCCCGAACTGGTGGAAGTGAACACCGTCATCCGCGAAACCCTGTCGCTGCTGCGTTTCGAACGCGAACAGCGCGGCATCAAGCAAACGCTGGAACTGGATTCCGGTAACCCGCGCATCCTGACCGCCGACAACAACCTGCGCATGATCATCCTCAACCTGGCGCAAAATGCTTTCCACGCCATGCCGGAGGGCGGCGAACTGGCCATTGCCAGCCGTTATCAGGGTGACGAGGTGCAAATCTGCGTCAGGGACACCGGCACAGGCATTGCCGACGAGGTGTTGCCGCACATTTTCGACCCGTTCTTCAGTCGCCGGGTTGACCAGCGCGGCTCAGGGTTGGGGTTGACCATTACCCGTTCCCTGATCCAGCAGCATGGCGGGCGTATTGAGGTAACAGCACATGCACTGGGCAATACCGAATTCGTCCTGCATTTCCCTGACGCTGATGCCGCCAGCAAGGAGGCCGCATGATCCCCCTGATTCTGGTGATTGATGATGATATAACCCTCAACCGCCTGATGGTTGGGCAACTCAACCGCATGGGCTATGCCGCCGCAGGGGTGCATTCCTGGACAGAGGGGCAGAACTACCTGCAACAGCACGACCCGCATTTGGTGCTGCTGGATTGCCAATTGCCGGACGCCAGGGGCAGGGATGTGCTGCCGCATCTGGTTGCCGATTACCCCGTCATCCTTATCACCGCTTTCGGCAGCGTTAAGGAGGCAGTGGTGTCGATGCAGGCCGGGGCGGCGGAGTATTTGCTCAAGCCGGTCAACATGGATGAATTGCAACTGGTGATTCGCAGGGTACTGGACGCGCACAGCATGAAACGCGAGTTCCTCTACCTCAAAGAACAGGTGCAAAAGCGCAAATCCTTCATGGTCGGCAGCAGTGCCGCGCTCAAGGAAGTTGAACACATGATTGACGCGGTGGCACCCAGCATGATGACTGTGTTGATACAGGGCGAAAGCGGCGTGGGCAAGGAACTGGTGGCGCGCGAACTCCACGAACGTAGCCAGGTCGCCAACCACGGCTACGTGGCGCTGGACTGCTGCACCATGCAGGAAAGCCTGTTCGAATCGGAACTGTTCGGGCATGAAAAGGGCGCTTTCACCGGCGCGGATCGTCAGAAACAGGGGCTAATCGAAAGCGCCGAGGGTGGCACGCTGTTCCTGGATGAAATCGGTGAAATCACCCCCGCCATTCAGGCCAAGCTGCTGCGGGTGCTGGAAACCGGCAGGTTCCGCCGCGTGGGGGGAACCCGCGACCTGACCGCCAATGTGCGCATTGTCGCCGCCACTAACCGCGACCTGCTGGCCATGTCGCGGGAAGGCGAATTCCGTGCCGACTTGTTTTACCGCCTGAATGCTTTCACCATCTATGTGCCACCGCTGCGGGAGCGCAAGGACGACATTACCGCGCTAGTGGAGCATTTCATCAACAACCACGATTTTTCCCGCCGGGTTAACAAACACCTGACGGACAAGGCACTCGACAAGCTGCGGGCTTACCCATGGCCTGGCAATATCCGCGAGCTGAAAAACATGGTGGAACGTGCCATTATCCTCTCTGGCGATGCGGCGAAGATTCAGCCGGAACACATCACCCTCAGCCCCGAAATTTCCCCGGCGACAATGCCATCATCCAGCCGTAAGGGGATCAGTCTGGATTTCGATGAGTTGCCAACCCTGGAAGATCTGGAACGGAATTACCTCAACTTGCTGCTGGACAGGTATGAAGGGCATCGGGGCAAGGTGGCGCGTGCGCTGGGGATCAGTGAACGGAATGTTTACCGGTTACTGAAGAAGTATGATTACATGGAAGCTTGAATTAACTTTTGATTGAATACTTTAATGATAAATGCCAAAGAATACATGGGCGACTTGATCGGCGGCGGCCTGTTGATGGCTGAGAGTCGGATTGTCGCGGAAACCTTGCTGAAAGACCTGCCAGAAGAAGACTGGAAGTGCTTGTTTGAGGTTGAAAACATCCTGCAAAAACCCTCCCGGCATTCATCCATCCGTTATGCGCGCGCCATCCGGCGGCGTTTGACCCCTTTGGGCAAGGAATTCATCCAGGCATTGCTGAAAGCCCCTGAAGCAGAATATGTGCAGATGTTGTTGCTGGCTGTCCTGATTCACTCTCCCGTGCTGGCCGATTTCATGCGTCTGGTAGTGGCGGAACATAAACGGCTGTATAAACTTGTGCTTCCCACAGGATCATGGGATTTTTTTATTGCAGAACGGATTCAATTAATGCCAGACTTGGACAGTTTTTCTGTCTCAACATTGAACAAAATTGGTACAAATGCCGTCAGAGTACTGGTTGAAAGCGGCTATCTGAATTCCAACCGACAACGCGAATTCCAGCCGGTCTACCTGCTTC
The sequence above is drawn from the Thiothrix nivea DSM 5205 genome and encodes:
- a CDS encoding DUF1819 family protein; the protein is MINAKEYMGDLIGGGLLMAESRIVAETLLKDLPEEDWKCLFEVENILQKPSRHSSIRYARAIRRRLTPLGKEFIQALLKAPEAEYVQMLLLAVLIHSPVLADFMRLVVAEHKRLYKLVLPTGSWDFFIAERIQLMPDLDSFSVSTLNKIGTNAVRVLVESGYLNSNRQREFQPVYLLPEVRQWLLILNHPELEDAMECTT
- a CDS encoding ATP-binding protein — protein: MSDPARIFHEQHLSRRFIVFLFGVLGLVSVCFLLMFYYFYNAQIAGERTQASHAVSLLLESSLQRAMLRRDLPGLRDIISDLGKEENVREVMILNPAGEVRFASRQERLGQQAGQIIQQFCPGCTSASLPVEPVSRFLVAGGGEILRTFHPVRNRPECMECHGSAAEHPVNGILVVDHDAAPIRNKGLMNILVLVGAGSIAVLFSAWAAWWFMQRYVLQPVKRLDTASRALSWGKLATRVPVSGRDEMANLAATFNHMAERLQHSHQALQSREQFLQGLVDAVPDGVRVIGPDYRIVVANRAYADMSGFATPAGLRQQYCYKVTRQGDAPCPPSLHTCPLEVLKGPQASLKFMETLQRPDASLLSTEVYAACLPVADSAGFMVVESVRDLEKTVQYSHEQKLASLGELAAGVAHEIHNPLASVRIALQASDQILDVSQEDVTELKDYLHLVDEQVEQCLDVTRRLMKLGTLASSHPELVEVNTVIRETLSLLRFEREQRGIKQTLELDSGNPRILTADNNLRMIILNLAQNAFHAMPEGGELAIASRYQGDEVQICVRDTGTGIADEVLPHIFDPFFSRRVDQRGSGLGLTITRSLIQQHGGRIEVTAHALGNTEFVLHFPDADAASKEAA
- a CDS encoding sigma-54-dependent transcriptional regulator, whose protein sequence is MIPLILVIDDDITLNRLMVGQLNRMGYAAAGVHSWTEGQNYLQQHDPHLVLLDCQLPDARGRDVLPHLVADYPVILITAFGSVKEAVVSMQAGAAEYLLKPVNMDELQLVIRRVLDAHSMKREFLYLKEQVQKRKSFMVGSSAALKEVEHMIDAVAPSMMTVLIQGESGVGKELVARELHERSQVANHGYVALDCCTMQESLFESELFGHEKGAFTGADRQKQGLIESAEGGTLFLDEIGEITPAIQAKLLRVLETGRFRRVGGTRDLTANVRIVAATNRDLLAMSREGEFRADLFYRLNAFTIYVPPLRERKDDITALVEHFINNHDFSRRVNKHLTDKALDKLRAYPWPGNIRELKNMVERAIILSGDAAKIQPEHITLSPEISPATMPSSSRKGISLDFDELPTLEDLERNYLNLLLDRYEGHRGKVARALGISERNVYRLLKKYDYMEA